One segment of Curtobacterium sp. MR_MD2014 DNA contains the following:
- a CDS encoding zinc-binding dehydrogenase: MSTTTTETPAQGDAHREIPTTMRAVVVHGPGDYRLEDRPVPQPGPGELLLRTDAVGICASDLKCYHGAAKFWGDENRPAWAEADRIPGHEFVGTIVAGADDALAKRGVALGDRIACEQIVPCWECRYCLEGAYWMCNVHDMFGFKGFDGAMAEYVLVPSGALTHPVDRALPGQVAAFAEPLSCAFHAVERGDIRFGDTVVIAGAGPIGLSAIAGARQKNPLRIIALDVVDEKLALARKVGADLTINIAHEDAVARVKELTDGYGADVYIEATGHPSAVPQGLNLLRKLGTFVEYSVFKDAVSVDWSIISDDKELDVRGAHLGPHTWPAAIKLLESGMLPMDEICTHQFPLEDFQQALDLVGDSAGASVKVSIIPSLSAPTTSAPTTSVARA; this comes from the coding sequence ATGTCGACGACGACGACCGAGACCCCGGCGCAGGGCGACGCGCACCGCGAGATCCCGACCACGATGCGTGCCGTGGTGGTCCACGGTCCGGGCGATTACCGACTCGAGGACCGTCCGGTCCCGCAGCCCGGACCGGGTGAGCTCCTGCTCCGCACCGACGCCGTCGGCATCTGCGCGAGCGACCTGAAGTGCTACCACGGCGCGGCGAAGTTCTGGGGCGACGAGAACCGCCCGGCATGGGCGGAAGCCGACCGGATCCCCGGCCACGAGTTCGTCGGGACGATCGTCGCCGGCGCCGACGACGCGCTCGCGAAGCGCGGTGTGGCACTCGGCGACCGCATCGCCTGCGAGCAGATCGTGCCGTGCTGGGAGTGCCGCTACTGCCTCGAGGGCGCCTACTGGATGTGCAACGTCCACGACATGTTCGGCTTCAAGGGCTTCGACGGCGCGATGGCCGAGTACGTGCTCGTGCCGAGCGGGGCCCTGACGCACCCGGTGGACCGCGCGCTGCCGGGCCAGGTCGCCGCCTTCGCGGAGCCCCTCTCCTGCGCCTTCCACGCCGTCGAGCGCGGCGACATCCGGTTCGGCGACACGGTCGTCATCGCCGGCGCCGGTCCGATCGGTCTCTCCGCGATCGCCGGCGCCCGCCAGAAGAACCCGCTGCGGATCATCGCGCTCGACGTCGTCGACGAGAAGCTCGCGCTCGCCCGCAAGGTCGGCGCCGACCTGACGATCAACATCGCACACGAGGACGCCGTCGCCCGGGTGAAGGAGCTCACCGACGGCTACGGTGCCGACGTCTACATCGAGGCCACCGGCCACCCGTCCGCGGTACCGCAGGGCCTGAACCTGCTCCGCAAGCTCGGCACGTTCGTCGAGTACTCGGTCTTCAAGGACGCCGTATCCGTCGACTGGTCGATCATCTCCGACGACAAGGAGCTCGACGTCCGCGGGGCACACCTCGGTCCGCACACCTGGCCGGCGGCGATCAAGCTGCTCGAGTCCGGCATGCTGCCGATGGACGAGATCTGCACGCACCAGTTCCCGCTCGAGGACTTCCAGCAGGCACTGGACCTGGTCGGCGACTCCGCCGGTGCGTCCGTCAAGGTGTCCATCATCCCGTCGCTGTCCGCACCGACCACGTCCGCGCCGACCACGTCCGTCGCGCGGGCCTGA